A section of the Triticum dicoccoides isolate Atlit2015 ecotype Zavitan chromosome 7A, WEW_v2.0, whole genome shotgun sequence genome encodes:
- the LOC119328447 gene encoding probable 2-oxoglutarate-dependent dioxygenase ANS, with amino-acid sequence MENCCVQKLACALRTPDVPTRYVVRGHQDQQLATTAVAPVPVINLRLLSKQDGGAADEAAKLRSAIDSWGLFLISNHGVDAAVMDGMMAACREFFRQPLEEKQRQSNLIGDDQYEGYGNYEGYGNDQVSSPDQTLDWTDRLYLKVEPEGERRIALWPAHPESFRDVLHEFTKKCGAVKDNLLRAMAKLLELDDNDYFVDQLVEKPFTNARCSYYPVCPRPELVFGLTPHSDGTVVAVLMVDDSVGGLQVLRDGVWWDVPMVPHTLLMIMGDQMEIMSNGIFKSPVHRVMTNAKKERISVVLDYSIDPEKEIEPSAQLVNEKRPALYRKVKVKDYIVAHYTHFSQGKEVVLGKLKI; translated from the exons ATGGAGAACTGCTGTGTGCAAAAGCTGGCCTGCGCCCTCCGGACGCCCGACGTGCCCACCCGGTACGTCGTGCGCGGGCACCAGGACCAGCAGCTCGCCACGACGGCCGTAGCGCCGGTCCCTGTTATCAACCTCCGCCTCCTTTCCAAGCAGGACGGCGGCGCTGCCGATGAGGCGGCGAAGCTCCGGTCAGCTATCGATTCCTGGGGCCTCTTCCTG ATCAGTAACCACGGCGTAGACGCGGCCGTGATGGACGGCATGATGGCCGCATGCAGGGAGTTTTTCCGGCAGCCGCTTGAAGAGAAGCAGAGGCAAAGCAACCTGATCGGAGATGATCAGTACGAGGGGTACGGGAACTACGAGGGGTATGGGAACGACCAGGTGTCCTCGCCGGACCAGACCCTGGACTGGACTGACCGTCTCTACCTCAAGGTGGAGCCCGAGGGCGAGCGGCGCATTGCCCTCTGGCCAGCCCATCCCGAAAGCTTCAG GGATGTTCTGCACGAGTTCACGAAGAAATGTGGGGCAGTGAAGGACAATCTGCTCCGAGCAATGGCGAAGCTGCTGGAGCTTGACGACAACGACTACTTCGTGGACCAGCTTGTGGAGAAGCCTTTCACTAACGCTCGATGCAGTTACTACCCGGTGTGTCCGAGGCCGGAGCTCGTGTTCGGCCTCACGCCCCACTCTGATGGAACCGTTGTTGCTGTCCTCATGGTTGATGACAGCGTTGGTGGCCTGCAAGTTCTCAGAGATGGGGTCTGGTGGGATGTACCGATGGTACCTCACACACTACTGATGATTATGGGAGATCAAATGGAG ATAATGAGCAATGGGATCTTTAAGAGCCCTGTGCATAGGGTCATGACAAACGCAAAGAAAGAGAGGATATCGGTTGTTCTAGACTACTCTATTGATCCTGAGAAAGAAATCGAGCCATCGGCTCAACTGGTCAATGAGAAGAGACCAGCCTTATACAGAAAAGTGAAGGTCAAGGACTACATTGTGGCACATTACACTCATTTTTCTCAAGGGAAAGAAGTCGTTCTGGGAAAACTGAAGATATAA